GCTGGATGCCTTGGAAGAGTTGCGGTTGCTGGGAAACCTGGAAACCGAGGAAGATAAGTTGTTGCAAATGGTGTTGTTCGGTCAGCCGGAATTGGACGTGACCTTGCAGGATCCGCGCGTTCGCCCGTTCAAAGATCGGGTGGCCAACCACTTCACGATTCAGCCATTGGACGATGACGAAGTGATGCATTATCTGAATTACCGAATGCGGGTGGCGGGGTATATGCAGGCGGATTTATTTTCACTGAGCATTGCCAAACGTATCCGGCAGGCCACAGGCGGTCTGCCACGCTCGATTAATCTCTTGGCCGATAAGTTATTGATGGTGGCTTTTTCGAAAGGCGATGCGCGTTTAAAAGCCTCGCACTTCAAAGGACTGGTACCCCAGTCTAACAAGATTCGGTCTCGATTGACCTGGGGGTTGGTGGCGTCCTTTATGGTGGTGGCCGTCGTGGTCGTGCTTTGGTTCGCGGATAAGGCGAATTCGGACATTCCGACCGATACAACCGAGCCGGTGGCTTGGTGGCAGGCTACGCAACAATTAGCGGACACGGCGGCGCATTTCGGTGTCAGTTCTCAGCGTTTGGTGCAGTTGACGGATATGGATCGTGAGACGCGGCGTTTTTTGCGTACCCAATCGGCTTCTAAACCGTTGATTCTTGTCAGTGCCATGCCGTTGCGGCGTTTTGATAATGTGTACTCCAACGTTTTGAACGGGTTGGATGTGGCCAATCGCGCACATTTGTTTGCAGTCGTCGATGCGCAAAGCGATCCTTCGGATATTCAGTTTCGGCTGCTTTACGACCCGAGAGCGGAAGCGGGATCGGTCTTACGAAACAAACAAATCGATTTACAAACCTTGTCGGGCGCTGAATCCCGTATCGTATCGGTTTCCAGTGTGGCAGAAATGATTGCGCGCTCGCCCAAAGAGCGAGGCGTTTCAGCCGGATCTTAGGGCGCGTAAAAAGGAATGAAAAAAGCATCATGAAGAAAATAGCGTTAATTCTCCCAGGCCTGCTTTGGATTCTGGCGGGGTGCAGTACCTCGGACAGTGTCAAGCGTGAGCCTTTGGCGCCGCCGGTATCGGATAAGTTCAATCTGCAAGGGCATTTGACGCCGGAAGACGATATGGCGCAATCGACGGCCAAGCCGGCGGCGATTCCCGAATTGGTAACCGACGAACCAATCAATCTCGACCCGAGCGAGCAAAAAAACATTAAGCGTTATAGTGTGTCCGCGATTAACGTGCCGGTATCG
The nucleotide sequence above comes from Hydrogenovibrio thermophilus. Encoded proteins:
- a CDS encoding ExeA family protein — encoded protein: MYCSFFGLKKLPFKISPDLTFFYKQAARDEIAQALLFSIERGDGIITVTGEVGVGKTTLLRLLSDRLPANYIQVYISSPTLSDKALLTFICTELSIPVNPEDGKPELMTRLSRFLIDEYRQNRRVVMLIDEAQAMTLDALEELRLLGNLETEEDKLLQMVLFGQPELDVTLQDPRVRPFKDRVANHFTIQPLDDDEVMHYLNYRMRVAGYMQADLFSLSIAKRIRQATGGLPRSINLLADKLLMVAFSKGDARLKASHFKGLVPQSNKIRSRLTWGLVASFMVVAVVVVLWFADKANSDIPTDTTEPVAWWQATQQLADTAAHFGVSSQRLVQLTDMDRETRRFLRTQSASKPLILVSAMPLRRFDNVYSNVLNGLDVANRAHLFAVVDAQSDPSDIQFRLLYDPRAEAGSVLRNKQIDLQTLSGAESRIVSVSSVAEMIARSPKERGVSAGS